A region from the Bradyrhizobium erythrophlei genome encodes:
- a CDS encoding AraC family transcriptional regulator yields MAAVLAKVGARPEQVNDDAIRLEVPKQIRILELASEELQDGLLGFHLARNFDFREIGLVYYVIASSERLADALLNGKRYCTIMNEGVRLNVKLDDRAAAIALDYVDVDRQSDRHQIEFWLVTLVRICRQVTDTRLAPRHLRIRHRREETPAEMRSFFGCDVEFGAASDEIIFPAPVASLPIVGSDNYLNDMLLRYAEEALADCPQERASIRSAVERVLPQLLPHAKASASNVAQKLAFSRRTLSRKLHDEGVAFAEILDETRAALAKRYLAERDLPVSEIAWLLGYGEVSSFTHAFKRWTGMTPRQFRLTP; encoded by the coding sequence GTGGCAGCCGTTCTGGCCAAGGTAGGGGCGAGGCCCGAGCAGGTCAACGATGACGCCATAAGGCTTGAAGTGCCCAAGCAAATCAGGATCCTCGAACTGGCGTCAGAAGAACTTCAGGATGGACTTCTCGGGTTTCACCTCGCTCGCAATTTCGATTTCCGCGAAATCGGGCTAGTTTATTATGTGATCGCATCATCGGAACGACTTGCCGATGCCCTGCTGAACGGTAAGCGATACTGCACGATAATGAATGAGGGCGTCCGCCTTAACGTGAAGCTGGACGATCGAGCGGCCGCAATAGCGCTCGACTATGTCGACGTCGACAGGCAGTCAGACCGGCATCAGATCGAGTTCTGGCTGGTGACGTTGGTGCGGATCTGCAGGCAAGTGACAGATACCAGGCTGGCACCGCGCCATTTGAGGATCAGACATCGACGTGAGGAAACGCCCGCGGAAATGAGGAGCTTTTTCGGATGCGATGTTGAATTTGGCGCTGCTAGCGACGAGATAATTTTTCCGGCACCCGTAGCATCCCTGCCCATTGTCGGCTCTGACAACTACTTGAACGATATGCTACTGCGATACGCGGAAGAAGCGCTTGCCGACTGTCCGCAAGAGCGCGCCTCCATCCGATCGGCCGTCGAGAGAGTCTTGCCGCAGCTGCTCCCACATGCCAAAGCCAGCGCATCGAACGTCGCCCAAAAGCTCGCCTTTAGCAGGCGAACGCTGTCACGCAAGCTTCACGATGAGGGTGTGGCGTTTGCGGAAATATTGGATGAGACAAGAGCTGCTCTTGCAAAGCGTTATCTTGCCGAGCGCGATCTGCCGGTTTCCGAAATAGCGTGGCTGTTGGGGTATGGCGAGGTCAGCTCTTTCACCCACGCGTTCAAACGTTGGACCGGTATGACGCCGCGCCAATTTCGTTTAACCCCGTGA
- a CDS encoding PTS sugar transporter subunit IIA, whose protein sequence is MIGLVLVTHGRLAHEFSAALEHIMGRQEQMEAITMGANDDPDLCRMAIIEAVNRVDSGDGVAILTDMFGGTPSNFAISCMSRPNVDVLAGINLPMLVKLAKVRQDRSLPETIDMAQEAARKYVTIASSVLARK, encoded by the coding sequence ATGATTGGTCTAGTGCTTGTGACCCACGGGCGCCTTGCCCACGAATTCAGCGCGGCGCTCGAACATATCATGGGCCGCCAAGAGCAAATGGAAGCCATCACAATGGGAGCCAACGATGACCCTGATTTGTGTCGAATGGCGATCATTGAGGCGGTGAATCGCGTCGATAGCGGTGACGGCGTTGCCATTCTCACCGACATGTTCGGTGGCACGCCGTCTAATTTTGCTATTTCTTGCATGAGCCGTCCAAATGTGGACGTGCTCGCAGGAATCAATCTTCCCATGCTGGTCAAGTTGGCGAAGGTGCGCCAGGACCGTTCCCTGCCGGAGACTATCGACATGGCCCAGGAGGCCGCTCGCAAGTACGTCACCATCGCCAGCAGCGTGCTTGCCCGCAAATGA
- a CDS encoding c-type cytochrome: protein MSPAARRILLGVVAVVVVALAIAVWLVRGPGPMAFAGGPKVALADYKAANPTGAPATLASASLVERGAYLARAADCMVCHTTKGGKDYAGGLGFKLPFGTLYSTNITPDKETGIGNYSDQDFLNAVHRGVRRDGARLYPAMPFTSYTYISDADALAIKAYLFSLPPVHAVAPANTLTFPFNQRWAMTFWSAVFNPDTRFEPDTSKTPEWNRGAYLAEALAHCGECHTPRNLGFALDNREKFAGALTAGWRAYNITSDKATGIGAWRDEDLIAYLSTGHAVGHGSASGPMGEAVDHSFSQFAPEDISAVVAYLRSVPPISSPDLPATLAPPAPALHKDGGTPDPRGKMVFEGGCVSCHGWTGESSISPFATLTGAWAVNDPAATNVAQIVIAGTRRQSEGALSMPAFGNAYSDVEIAAVANYVTARFGSKGSHLTAQDVAELRKQTAE, encoded by the coding sequence ATGAGCCCCGCCGCGCGCCGCATTCTCCTCGGCGTTGTCGCGGTCGTGGTGGTCGCGCTCGCAATCGCGGTCTGGCTCGTTCGCGGACCGGGGCCGATGGCCTTTGCCGGCGGCCCGAAGGTCGCGCTGGCGGATTACAAGGCCGCCAATCCGACCGGCGCCCCGGCGACGCTCGCCAGCGCGAGCCTGGTCGAGCGCGGCGCTTATCTGGCGCGCGCGGCGGATTGCATGGTCTGCCACACCACGAAAGGCGGCAAGGACTATGCCGGCGGGCTGGGGTTCAAGCTGCCGTTCGGCACGCTGTACTCGACCAACATCACCCCCGACAAGGAGACCGGGATCGGCAATTACAGCGATCAGGATTTCCTCAACGCGGTGCATCGCGGCGTCCGCCGCGACGGCGCGCGGCTTTATCCGGCGATGCCGTTTACCTCCTACACCTATATCAGCGATGCGGATGCGCTGGCGATCAAGGCATATCTGTTCAGCCTGCCGCCGGTGCACGCGGTCGCGCCCGCCAATACGCTGACCTTCCCGTTCAACCAGCGCTGGGCGATGACTTTCTGGTCGGCAGTGTTCAATCCGGACACCCGCTTCGAACCCGACACCTCGAAGACGCCGGAATGGAACCGGGGCGCCTATCTCGCCGAGGCGCTGGCGCATTGCGGCGAATGTCACACGCCGCGCAACCTCGGCTTCGCGCTCGACAACCGCGAAAAATTCGCCGGCGCCCTGACGGCGGGCTGGCGCGCCTACAACATCACGTCCGACAAGGCCACCGGCATCGGCGCCTGGCGCGACGAGGATCTGATCGCCTATCTTTCGACCGGACACGCGGTGGGTCACGGCTCCGCGTCGGGGCCGATGGGCGAAGCCGTGGATCACAGTTTCAGCCAGTTCGCGCCCGAGGATATCAGTGCCGTGGTGGCCTATCTGCGCAGCGTGCCCCCGATCTCCTCGCCCGACCTGCCGGCGACCCTGGCACCGCCGGCGCCGGCATTGCACAAGGACGGCGGCACGCCTGATCCGCGGGGCAAGATGGTGTTCGAAGGCGGCTGCGTCAGTTGCCATGGCTGGACCGGCGAGAGTTCGATCTCGCCCTTTGCCACGCTCACCGGCGCCTGGGCGGTCAACGATCCCGCCGCCACCAACGTCGCGCAGATCGTGATCGCCGGAACCAGGCGGCAAAGCGAAGGCGCGCTCTCGATGCCGGCATTCGGCAATGCCTATTCCGATGTCGAGATCGCCGCGGTCGCCAATTACGTCACCGCGCGCTTCGGCAGCAAGGGATCGCATCTCACCGCCCAGGACGTGGCCGAGCTGCGCAAGCAGACGGCGGAGTAG
- the ltrA gene encoding group II intron reverse transcriptase/maturase, with product MAQALERVRQAARQRKKGKLTALLHHISIDCLRIAFFALKRDAASGVDGLTWPTYEADLDRNLTDLHERVHRGAYRALPSRRTYIPKADGKQRPLAVAALEDKIVQRATAAVLNAIYEEDFLGFSYGFRPKRGQHNALDALVVGITSRRVNFIFDADVASFFDSVSKDWLVRFVEHRIGDLRIIRLIQKWLKAGVLENGVVTVSEKGTGQGSVISPLLANVYLHYVFDLWAERWRRHEATGDMILMRYADDIVVGFEHEGDARRFWDDMRKRFEEFSLSLNPDKTRLIEFGRFAAERRAHRGLGKPETFNFLGFTFICERNSRGQFLVKRTTRRDRMQATLRRIKEELRRRMHEPIPEQGAWLKQVVRGFFAYHAVPTNGPALRAFYYYVKRIWLRTLRRRSQKDRFSWQRMHGLAADWLPQPRILHPYPDRRFAVMHPR from the coding sequence GTGGCACAGGCGCTGGAGCGCGTACGGCAAGCCGCAAGGCAACGGAAGAAGGGGAAGCTCACTGCACTCCTCCACCACATCAGTATCGACTGCCTGCGGATAGCGTTCTTCGCGCTCAAACGCGATGCCGCCTCTGGGGTGGATGGACTGACGTGGCCGACCTACGAAGCAGACCTTGACCGAAACCTCACTGATCTGCATGAGCGGGTTCATCGGGGAGCATACCGGGCACTGCCATCACGCCGGACATACATACCGAAGGCTGATGGGAAACAGCGTCCGTTGGCGGTTGCGGCACTCGAGGACAAGATCGTCCAGAGAGCGACCGCAGCTGTGTTGAACGCCATCTACGAGGAAGACTTCCTCGGGTTCAGCTACGGGTTCCGACCCAAGCGAGGTCAGCACAATGCGCTGGATGCGCTGGTTGTCGGGATCACGAGCAGGCGAGTGAACTTCATTTTTGACGCAGATGTGGCCTCCTTTTTCGACTCAGTCAGCAAAGACTGGCTGGTGCGATTCGTGGAGCACCGCATCGGCGATCTGCGCATTATCCGCCTGATCCAGAAGTGGTTGAAGGCGGGTGTCCTAGAGAACGGGGTTGTCACGGTCAGTGAAAAGGGAACGGGGCAGGGATCGGTAATCTCACCGCTGCTCGCCAACGTCTACCTGCATTACGTGTTCGACCTCTGGGCCGAGCGCTGGCGACGGCACGAGGCCACGGGCGACATGATCCTCATGCGGTATGCTGATGACATTGTCGTCGGCTTCGAGCACGAGGGGGACGCCCGGCGCTTCTGGGACGATATGCGCAAGCGGTTCGAGGAGTTCTCGCTGTCGCTCAATCCGGACAAGACTCGCCTGATCGAGTTCGGCCGCTTTGCGGCGGAACGACGCGCTCATCGCGGGCTCGGAAAACCGGAGACCTTCAACTTTCTTGGCTTTACCTTCATCTGTGAACGCAACAGCCGTGGACAGTTCCTTGTCAAAAGAACAACACGGCGCGATCGCATGCAGGCAACGCTCAGGAGGATCAAGGAGGAATTGCGACGGCGCATGCACGAGCCTATCCCCGAGCAAGGGGCTTGGCTCAAGCAGGTGGTCAGAGGCTTCTTCGCTTATCATGCCGTGCCGACCAACGGCCCTGCACTGAGAGCATTCTACTATTATGTGAAGCGCATCTGGTTGCGCACGCTGCGGCGGCGTAGCCAGAAGGACCGCTTCTCGTGGCAGCGAATGCATGGGCTAGCCGCCGACTGGCTCCCCCAACCGCGCATCCTTCACCCATATCCCGATAGGCGTTTTGCCGTCATGCACCCAAGGTAG